In one Achromobacter spanius genomic region, the following are encoded:
- a CDS encoding NAD(P)-dependent oxidoreductase has product MNGFPDGIRAISRARRYYPASSLPSPDPWNFDNSAISSGWPNWAGSIARTPRDLAGQHAVVVGWGAIGQRIGALLRALGLTLTVVRHSATPVADARHTATYDALAAGRW; this is encoded by the coding sequence TTGAACGGCTTTCCCGATGGAATCCGCGCAATATCAAGGGCTCGCCGCTACTATCCGGCAAGCTCTCTTCCCTCCCCCGATCCATGGAACTTCGACAACTCCGCTATTTCGTCCGGGTGGCCGAACTGGGCAGGATCGATCGCCCGCACGCCGCGCGATCTGGCGGGCCAGCACGCGGTAGTGGTGGGCTGGGGCGCCATCGGCCAGCGCATTGGCGCCTTGCTGCGCGCGCTGGGCCTGACCCTGACAGTGGTGCGCCATTCCGCCACGCCAGTGGCGGATGCCCGTCACACCGCCACGTATGACGCGCTGGCGGCGGGCCGCTGGTGA
- a CDS encoding ABC transporter substrate-binding protein, with protein sequence MINRNAPFAFNATRRRLIQGAAMGAATLAAPALVRAQSGPVIRIGFWPVAAGLPFYAAVEKGYFKEAGLNVEPLKFAGAQQVMEAMLAGRADGSANGTGSANLAIGEIASPGLFKIFASNPSNAKNVLDEFIVAKDSPIKSIADLKGKKVGSGPGIQNATLAKAVLERAGATGATVVELAISQHVAAVAAGQLDACYTLEPTGTVGRLNGTTRVLETGVIAKYVLGDPMAPWFGGSASLTTAFLKKHPEESKKFIAAYARGIELIRTKPAEARPFMKGYTAIEGPMTEEVPLAAYTLYNEFTASDIQYFQKFFDLFTDKGIFAQKVDVSSMLYKG encoded by the coding sequence ATGATCAACCGCAATGCGCCCTTTGCTTTCAACGCCACCCGCCGCCGCCTGATCCAGGGCGCCGCCATGGGCGCCGCGACGCTGGCCGCGCCCGCGCTGGTGCGCGCGCAGTCGGGTCCGGTGATACGCATCGGCTTCTGGCCCGTTGCCGCCGGCCTGCCGTTTTACGCCGCGGTTGAAAAAGGCTATTTCAAGGAAGCCGGCCTGAATGTCGAGCCGCTGAAGTTCGCCGGCGCGCAGCAGGTCATGGAAGCCATGCTGGCCGGTCGCGCGGACGGCAGCGCCAACGGCACGGGCTCGGCCAACCTGGCCATCGGCGAAATCGCCTCGCCCGGCCTGTTCAAGATTTTTGCGTCCAACCCCAGCAACGCCAAGAACGTGCTGGATGAGTTCATCGTCGCGAAAGACAGTCCCATCAAATCCATAGCAGACCTCAAGGGGAAAAAGGTCGGATCTGGACCCGGCATCCAGAACGCCACGCTGGCCAAAGCAGTACTGGAGCGCGCCGGCGCAACCGGGGCAACCGTGGTCGAGTTGGCAATCAGCCAGCACGTAGCCGCGGTTGCCGCCGGCCAGTTGGATGCGTGCTACACGCTGGAACCCACGGGCACGGTGGGCCGCCTGAACGGCACCACGCGCGTGCTGGAAACCGGCGTCATCGCCAAGTACGTATTGGGCGATCCCATGGCGCCGTGGTTCGGCGGCTCGGCCTCGCTGACCACCGCCTTCCTGAAAAAGCATCCGGAAGAAAGCAAGAAATTCATCGCGGCCTATGCGCGCGGCATTGAACTGATCCGCACCAAGCCGGCCGAGGCGCGCCCCTTCATGAAGGGCTACACCGCCATCGAAGGCCCCATGACCGAAGAAGTGCCGCTGGCCGCCTACACGCTCTACAACGAGTTCACGGCAAGCGACATCCAGTACTTCCAGAAATTCTTCGACCTGTTCACCGACAAGGGCATCTTCGCGCAAAAGGTCGACGTGTCGAGCATGCTTTACAAGGGCTGA
- a CDS encoding ABC transporter permease: MTATSATPAAATASAGAAAPAKAPPRKFDASRFLPLIGPLALFVIWDLVVRLQLVSPVLLPTPSATIVALVKGLAGGPLLWDFLSSLNRTLQAFVIAGVIGVPLGVLLGSNEKAYRSVEFLVDFFRSTPSSALIPLFLMIFGVTDMNKIAIAAFAAVLVILFNSAYGVINARKQRVMAARVMGASRWQIFKDVLIWESLQPTFVGLRSGVSMALVIVIVAEMFIGSDSGLGNRIINSQQVLNVREMYASILAAGALGYVLNILFLVLEKRVVHWSGR; this comes from the coding sequence ATGACAGCAACGTCTGCAACGCCCGCCGCGGCCACCGCCTCTGCTGGCGCCGCCGCCCCCGCCAAGGCGCCGCCGCGCAAGTTCGATGCGTCGCGCTTCCTGCCGCTGATCGGGCCCCTGGCGCTCTTCGTCATCTGGGACCTGGTTGTGCGGCTGCAACTGGTCAGCCCCGTGCTGTTGCCCACCCCCAGCGCCACTATCGTGGCCTTGGTAAAGGGTCTGGCGGGCGGCCCGCTGCTGTGGGATTTCCTGTCGTCCCTGAACCGCACGCTGCAAGCCTTCGTCATTGCCGGCGTCATCGGCGTGCCGCTGGGCGTGCTCTTGGGCAGCAATGAAAAGGCCTATCGCAGCGTGGAGTTCCTGGTGGACTTCTTCCGCTCCACGCCGTCGTCCGCGCTGATCCCGCTGTTCCTGATGATCTTCGGCGTCACCGACATGAACAAGATCGCCATCGCGGCCTTCGCGGCCGTGCTGGTGATTCTGTTCAACAGCGCCTATGGCGTCATCAACGCGCGCAAGCAGCGCGTGATGGCGGCCCGCGTGATGGGCGCATCGCGCTGGCAGATCTTCAAGGACGTGCTGATCTGGGAAAGCCTGCAACCCACGTTCGTGGGCTTGCGCAGTGGCGTGTCGATGGCGCTGGTGATCGTGATCGTGGCCGAAATGTTCATCGGGTCCGACAGTGGGCTGGGCAATCGCATCATCAATTCGCAGCAGGTGCTGAACGTGCGCGAGATGTATGCGTCCATCCTGGCGGCGGGCGCGCTGGGCTATGTGCTGAACATTCTTTTTCTTGTGCTGGAAAAGCGCGTGGTCCATTGGAGCGGCCGATAA
- a CDS encoding ABC transporter ATP-binding protein, which yields MSTVINPIIAPAPAAAPFAPGPLGTHITIRGLTKYFAGWPLYEDFNLDIPKGKIVSVFGPNGCGKSTLINMIAGLIPIDAGEILFDGKSLAQTKIGYVFQNYREAMFPWLRTIDNIAYPLRLEGRSKAEVDARVEELVASFDVKFDLKRYPYELSGGQQQTASIMRALAPGPEVLFLDEPFSALDFEMTLFIREKLQEVFLQTGTTMLLVSHDLEEAVYLADQVLLLTKRPTRVAEILDYTDARPRTVETLSEPSFIQMKKLSLEIFQREVRK from the coding sequence ATGTCTACCGTCATCAATCCCATCATCGCCCCCGCCCCCGCCGCCGCGCCATTTGCGCCCGGCCCCTTGGGCACGCACATCACCATTCGCGGCCTGACCAAGTATTTCGCGGGCTGGCCGCTGTATGAAGACTTCAACCTGGACATCCCCAAAGGCAAGATCGTTTCGGTGTTTGGCCCTAACGGCTGCGGCAAGTCCACGCTGATCAACATGATCGCGGGCCTGATTCCCATCGATGCGGGCGAGATCCTGTTCGATGGCAAATCGCTGGCGCAAACGAAGATCGGCTACGTGTTCCAGAACTACCGCGAAGCCATGTTCCCGTGGCTGCGCACCATCGACAACATCGCCTACCCGCTGCGGCTGGAAGGCCGCAGCAAGGCCGAAGTGGATGCGCGCGTGGAAGAGTTGGTGGCCTCGTTCGACGTCAAGTTCGACTTGAAACGCTATCCGTATGAACTGTCGGGCGGGCAGCAGCAGACGGCGTCCATCATGCGCGCGCTTGCACCCGGACCCGAGGTGCTGTTCCTGGACGAACCGTTTTCGGCGCTGGACTTCGAGATGACGCTGTTCATCCGCGAAAAGCTGCAAGAGGTATTTTTGCAGACCGGCACGACGATGCTGCTGGTGTCGCATGACCTGGAAGAAGCCGTGTACCTGGCCGACCAGGTGCTGCTCTTGACCAAGCGGCCCACGCGCGTGGCGGAAATTCTGGACTACACCGACGCCCGCCCGCGCACCGTGGAAACCTTGTCTGAACCCAGCTTCATCCAGATGAAGAAACTGAGCCTGGAAATTTTCCAGCGCGAAGTGCGCAAGTAG
- a CDS encoding DUF4089 domain-containing protein — protein MTQETIDQYVRSALALSGYALRESTTVEVVQQFARIHDIAASFVDEPLPVELESASVFRP, from the coding sequence ATGACCCAGGAAACCATCGATCAATACGTGCGTAGCGCCTTGGCGCTGTCGGGCTATGCCTTGCGCGAATCCACCACGGTGGAAGTCGTGCAGCAGTTCGCGCGCATCCACGACATTGCGGCAAGCTTTGTCGACGAGCCGTTGCCCGTGGAACTGGAATCCGCATCGGTGTTCCGTCCATGA
- a CDS encoding AtzE family amidohydrolase produces the protein MSGPATDIARQVASGERSAVAVLDATLARIRERDARYNCFTAITEARARQEAAAIDARRARGEALPPLAGVPYAVKNLFDIADEVTLAGGRVNAANPPARHDARLVTRLREAGAVLVGALNMDEHAYGFTTENTHYGPCRNPHDVTRVAGGSSGGSAAAVAGGLVPLTLGSDTNGSIRVPASLCGVFGLKPTYGRLPRTGSFPFVGSLDHLGPFAASASDLAAAYDALQGPDADDAACAQHAAEPVLPALAAGARKLRVAVLGGYFNDWAGPAARRAVEIAARALDATAIVELPGATQARAAAFIITAAEGGALHRRKLVTHYDYYEPYSRDRLVAGSLVPAAWVQQAQRIRHRVYREALALFDQYDVLIAPATPVSATPIGTDWLTLADKELPARASMGLLTQPISCIGLPVCTAPTWPDAEQDGHLPLGVQLIGAPWREADCLAAAYALEQAGAAQVRTV, from the coding sequence ATGAGCGGCCCCGCCACCGACATCGCCCGCCAGGTTGCCAGCGGCGAGCGCAGCGCCGTCGCGGTGCTGGACGCCACCTTGGCGCGCATCCGCGAACGCGACGCCCGCTACAACTGTTTTACCGCCATCACCGAAGCGCGCGCGCGTCAGGAAGCCGCCGCCATCGACGCGCGCCGCGCCCGTGGCGAAGCGCTGCCGCCGCTGGCCGGCGTGCCCTACGCCGTCAAGAACCTGTTCGACATCGCCGACGAAGTCACCTTGGCGGGGGGCCGCGTCAATGCCGCCAACCCGCCCGCCCGCCACGACGCCCGCCTGGTCACGCGCTTGCGCGAGGCCGGCGCGGTGCTGGTCGGCGCCTTGAACATGGACGAACACGCGTACGGCTTCACCACCGAAAACACGCACTACGGCCCCTGCCGCAACCCGCATGACGTCACCCGGGTCGCGGGCGGCTCGTCCGGCGGTAGCGCGGCCGCCGTCGCGGGCGGACTGGTGCCGCTGACCTTGGGGTCCGACACCAACGGGTCGATCCGGGTGCCGGCGTCCCTGTGCGGCGTCTTTGGCTTGAAGCCGACCTATGGCCGCCTGCCCCGCACCGGTTCCTTTCCGTTCGTGGGCAGCCTGGATCACCTGGGGCCGTTCGCGGCCAGCGCCAGCGACCTGGCCGCCGCCTACGATGCGCTGCAAGGGCCGGACGCCGACGACGCCGCCTGCGCGCAACACGCCGCCGAACCCGTGCTACCCGCGCTTGCGGCCGGCGCGCGCAAGCTGCGCGTGGCGGTCCTGGGCGGCTACTTCAACGATTGGGCCGGCCCCGCCGCGCGCCGTGCCGTCGAGATCGCCGCGCGCGCCCTGGACGCCACCGCCATCGTTGAACTGCCCGGCGCCACACAAGCCCGGGCCGCCGCCTTCATCATCACGGCGGCCGAAGGCGGGGCCTTGCATCGGCGCAAGCTGGTCACCCACTACGACTACTACGAACCCTATTCCCGCGACCGCCTCGTGGCCGGCAGCCTGGTGCCCGCAGCCTGGGTGCAGCAGGCGCAACGCATCCGCCACCGCGTCTACCGCGAGGCCTTGGCGCTGTTCGACCAGTACGACGTGCTGATCGCGCCCGCCACGCCCGTGTCCGCCACGCCCATCGGCACCGACTGGCTGACGCTGGCGGACAAGGAACTGCCGGCGCGCGCCAGCATGGGGCTGTTGACGCAGCCCATTTCATGCATCGGCCTGCCCGTATGCACCGCCCCCACCTGGCCAGACGCCGAGCAGGACGGCCACCTGCCGCTAGGCGTGCAACTGATCGGCGCGCCCTGGCGCGAAGCCGATTGCCTGGCCGCCGCCTACGCGCTGGAACAGGCCGGCGCGGCGCAGGTCCGGACAGTCTGA
- a CDS encoding GntR family transcriptional regulator, protein METAFAAIDMPRTLADTAYGALKRDILDFRLAPGDRFTETEIAERLQVSRTPVREALFRLEREGYLEVRQRNGWLVKPLDFNTLDHFYELRSVLEIASVHALCAPGQLPDPLRALQALADTWLVSPSERSNDGEWLADLDERFHIDLVAAAGNPEISRVHRAATERIRIVRRLDFTLQDRIDNTYEEHGAILRAVLARDGAVAAQLLQAHIHDSQTAVRKITLHRLYSTRHAKAA, encoded by the coding sequence ATGGAAACTGCTTTCGCTGCCATCGACATGCCGCGCACCCTGGCCGACACGGCCTACGGGGCTTTGAAACGCGACATCCTGGACTTCCGGCTGGCGCCGGGCGACCGCTTCACTGAAACCGAAATCGCGGAACGGCTGCAGGTCAGTCGCACCCCGGTGCGCGAAGCGCTGTTCCGGCTGGAACGCGAAGGCTATCTGGAAGTTCGGCAGCGCAACGGCTGGTTGGTCAAGCCGCTGGACTTCAACACGCTGGACCATTTCTACGAACTGCGCAGCGTGCTGGAAATCGCGTCTGTCCATGCCTTGTGCGCTCCTGGGCAACTGCCCGATCCGCTGCGCGCGCTACAAGCCTTGGCGGACACGTGGCTGGTCAGCCCCAGCGAACGTTCCAACGATGGCGAATGGCTGGCCGACCTGGACGAACGCTTCCATATCGACCTGGTGGCGGCCGCCGGCAACCCGGAAATCTCGCGCGTGCATCGCGCCGCCACCGAACGCATCCGCATCGTGCGCCGGCTGGACTTCACGCTGCAGGACCGCATCGACAATACCTACGAAGAACACGGCGCAATCTTGCGCGCAGTGCTCGCGCGTGACGGCGCCGTTGCCGCGCAACTGCTGCAGGCGCATATCCATGACAGCCAGACCGCGGTGCGTAAGATCACCCTGCACCGCCTGTACTCCACGCGGCATGCCAAGGCGGCATGA
- a CDS encoding antibiotic biosynthesis monooxygenase codes for MSSSAVSAPVTMLVTRHIAPERYSDFLSWMRQGEILAAGFPGFLGSGVLQPPEGGDEYQIVLRFTDEASLLRWEKSLPRRMWLERGANLVRASHEHRVSGTEGWFAPKAASAPPRWKQAVSIWLAYFPVLLVFSILVSEHLNMLPVFWRVLITSVILTPIMVFICIPVISRVLQRWLRAG; via the coding sequence ATGTCCAGTTCCGCTGTTTCTGCCCCGGTCACCATGCTGGTTACCCGTCACATTGCGCCCGAACGCTATAGCGATTTTTTGTCCTGGATGCGCCAGGGCGAAATCCTGGCGGCGGGGTTCCCCGGCTTCTTGGGGTCGGGTGTGCTGCAACCGCCTGAAGGGGGTGACGAGTACCAGATCGTGCTGCGCTTTACCGACGAGGCCAGCTTGTTGCGCTGGGAAAAGTCCTTGCCGCGCCGCATGTGGCTGGAACGCGGCGCGAATCTGGTGCGCGCGAGCCATGAGCACCGCGTCAGCGGAACGGAGGGCTGGTTCGCACCCAAGGCGGCCAGCGCGCCGCCACGCTGGAAGCAGGCCGTAAGCATCTGGCTGGCCTATTTTCCGGTGCTGCTGGTGTTTTCGATTCTGGTCAGCGAACACTTGAACATGCTGCCGGTGTTCTGGCGCGTGCTGATCACGAGTGTGATATTGACACCCATCATGGTGTTCATCTGCATCCCGGTCATATCGCGCGTGTTGCAGCGCTGGTTGCGGGCGGGGTGA
- the hpxZ gene encoding oxalurate catabolism protein HpxZ, translating to MDINLPDVVAEVTTAFERYETALVTNNVEELDTLFWNSPHTLRYGASENLYGYDAIREFRAGRSPQGLARRVLRTAITTYGTDFATTNIEFQREGSDRIGRQSQTWMRTPAGWRVVSAHVSLMA from the coding sequence ATGGACATCAACCTGCCCGACGTCGTCGCCGAGGTCACCACCGCCTTCGAGCGCTACGAAACGGCGTTGGTCACGAATAACGTCGAGGAGCTGGACACGCTGTTCTGGAACAGCCCCCACACGCTGCGCTACGGCGCCAGTGAAAACCTCTACGGCTATGACGCCATCCGCGAATTCCGCGCGGGCCGTTCACCGCAAGGATTGGCCCGCCGCGTCCTGCGCACCGCCATCACCACCTACGGCACCGACTTCGCCACCACCAATATTGAATTCCAGCGCGAAGGCAGCGACCGCATCGGTCGCCAAAGCCAGACCTGGATGCGTACCCCCGCGGGTTGGCGCGTGGTGTCGGCGCACGTCAGCTTGATGGCATGA